A window from Aquabacterium sp. NJ1 encodes these proteins:
- a CDS encoding glycosyltransferase yields the protein MRVLVSGAFDASVWRNPLFPSIAEAMAGLGHDVRRLDVSFQDRPTHCQKVMERSLTVPLRLLGGRKSWIKPHLPWAAVYQQERALLDAVQETRPDVLLVMSYVRYRPQVLARCRKLGVKRLVGWFIEGPEHDFRAESEAPLYDRYFCIHRHLAPDSLARISWLPTLLLDTRHFFPLPGVVKRNKVVFVGGKTARRVRFLSALIDLPLEIWGPGGWGDVPELAGAFRGEFIWGERLNQLYNEAALVVNLSTWEPSLGGLTQRVMDVPATGTLLMTDACEDLLDFFKPGVEVITFSSPQELADQCRYFLAHPGARDAIARAGLRRAHRGATGLDIARQLLS from the coding sequence GTGAGGGTATTAGTCAGCGGCGCATTCGATGCGTCGGTTTGGCGAAATCCACTTTTCCCGTCAATCGCTGAGGCGATGGCTGGGTTGGGTCACGACGTTCGTCGCCTGGATGTTTCGTTTCAAGATCGTCCAACGCATTGCCAGAAAGTGATGGAACGATCATTGACTGTGCCGCTTCGACTGCTTGGGGGGCGCAAGAGTTGGATCAAGCCCCACTTGCCTTGGGCGGCTGTTTACCAGCAAGAACGTGCTTTGCTCGACGCTGTGCAAGAGACGCGACCGGATGTCTTGCTTGTGATGAGTTACGTGCGGTACAGGCCGCAGGTGTTGGCTCGATGCCGTAAGTTGGGTGTGAAGCGGCTCGTTGGATGGTTCATCGAGGGGCCAGAGCACGACTTTCGGGCAGAGTCTGAGGCGCCGCTCTATGACCGATATTTCTGCATACACCGCCACTTGGCGCCAGATTCATTGGCGCGTATTTCTTGGCTGCCAACATTGCTGTTGGATACCAGACATTTTTTTCCGCTTCCTGGCGTGGTCAAGCGGAACAAGGTTGTATTTGTGGGAGGAAAGACGGCCAGGAGGGTGCGATTTCTGAGTGCTTTGATCGATCTGCCACTTGAAATTTGGGGGCCGGGAGGGTGGGGTGATGTGCCTGAACTTGCGGGGGCCTTTCGAGGGGAGTTCATCTGGGGCGAACGACTTAACCAGCTTTATAACGAAGCGGCGTTGGTGGTTAATCTTTCAACTTGGGAGCCCTCATTGGGGGGGCTGACTCAGCGTGTGATGGACGTCCCAGCCACGGGAACCTTGCTGATGACGGATGCATGCGAAGATTTGTTGGATTTCTTTAAACCCGGGGTGGAGGTTATTACTTTCTCTTCACCGCAGGAGTTGGCTGACCAATGTAGGTATTTTCTGGCTCACCCCGGGGCACGGGACGCAATAGCTCGGGCCGGATTGCGCCGGGCTCACCGTGGCGCGACTGGTCTTGATATAGCGAGACAACTGTTGTCGTAA
- a CDS encoding ABC transporter ATP-binding protein, producing the protein MDYTDTRQRLLQYVKPKWRLLTTAVVFFLVSSAVEPIVPALFKKLIDSGFKEGLKYPLWIVPLVVIGLFMARGLFNFAGTYVMSYATSAIVLDLRRELMKALLKADAKLFTSVSPGVAVSKIINDPQVAATAIGSSAISLIRDSSTLLFLVSYLLYLNLELTLLAFISMPLLGLSVNKIRKRLNKVGEAQYQAALKMVAAVDDNARAWRVVRTFDAVDFELQRFDREAANHRWLKMKQVSASALVTPVTQVVAAVGVSIILTLAIWQASQGNSTVGEFVSFITALLMTISPMRHLTDIYTPISGALVTLRGAFELLDSPEEPDHGTRTLDACSGNVAFHDVRLQYEGATQPALDGLNLDIQAGQTIALVGSSGAGKSTVVSTLLRFAYPQSGQITLDDIPIDTLKLASLRRHFAVVSQDIVLFEGSVAQNIAYASPNGVDRDKVERCLRAANLWTHVQIMPGGMDADIGTNGSKLSGGQRQRLAIARALYRDAAVWIFDEATSALDSESEAVVQRSIEDLRGSKTLILIAHRLSTIRNADCIYVMSEGKVAEKGTHAELMAQGGLYAGMVRIQSAH; encoded by the coding sequence ATGGATTACACAGACACCCGGCAACGCCTGCTGCAATACGTGAAACCAAAATGGCGGCTGCTGACTACAGCAGTCGTCTTCTTTTTGGTAAGTTCCGCGGTAGAGCCCATCGTCCCTGCCCTGTTCAAGAAGTTGATTGACTCGGGCTTCAAAGAGGGGCTCAAGTACCCGCTATGGATCGTACCTTTGGTCGTCATCGGGCTGTTTATGGCGCGAGGGCTGTTCAATTTCGCCGGCACATATGTCATGAGCTATGCGACGTCCGCAATCGTACTGGACTTGCGCAGAGAGCTCATGAAAGCCCTATTGAAAGCCGATGCAAAGCTATTCACATCCGTCAGCCCCGGGGTCGCTGTCAGCAAGATCATCAATGACCCTCAGGTCGCTGCGACAGCTATCGGCTCGTCAGCCATTTCATTAATCCGAGACTCATCCACATTGCTCTTTCTGGTGAGCTACCTGCTTTACCTGAACTTGGAGCTCACGTTACTTGCGTTCATTTCCATGCCCCTTCTTGGGCTCAGCGTCAACAAAATCCGCAAGCGCCTCAACAAAGTCGGCGAAGCTCAATACCAAGCGGCCTTGAAGATGGTTGCAGCGGTAGATGACAACGCACGCGCGTGGCGAGTAGTACGCACCTTCGACGCCGTGGATTTTGAGCTGCAGCGCTTTGATCGCGAAGCTGCAAATCACCGCTGGCTGAAAATGAAGCAAGTGTCCGCGAGCGCCTTGGTCACCCCAGTGACCCAGGTAGTGGCTGCAGTGGGAGTGTCAATTATCCTCACCTTAGCCATCTGGCAAGCTAGTCAAGGTAACTCTACCGTGGGTGAATTCGTCTCATTCATCACTGCACTGCTGATGACAATTTCGCCCATGCGCCATCTGACCGACATCTACACACCGATCAGTGGGGCACTAGTTACTTTGCGTGGCGCATTCGAATTGCTCGATTCACCGGAGGAGCCAGACCACGGCACGCGTACACTTGACGCCTGCAGCGGTAACGTCGCCTTCCACGACGTCCGCCTGCAGTACGAAGGCGCCACCCAACCCGCCCTTGACGGTCTCAACCTCGACATCCAGGCCGGCCAGACCATCGCCCTGGTGGGTTCTTCCGGCGCCGGCAAGAGCACCGTGGTCAGCACCCTGCTGCGGTTTGCCTACCCTCAGTCCGGCCAGATCACGCTGGATGACATCCCCATCGACACCCTGAAACTGGCCAGCCTGCGCCGCCATTTCGCCGTCGTCTCTCAAGACATCGTGCTGTTCGAAGGCTCGGTCGCCCAGAACATCGCCTACGCCAGCCCCAACGGCGTCGACCGCGACAAGGTCGAGCGCTGCCTGCGCGCCGCCAACCTCTGGACCCACGTTCAGATCATGCCCGGCGGCATGGACGCCGACATCGGCACCAACGGCAGCAAGCTCTCGGGTGGCCAACGCCAGCGTCTGGCCATTGCCCGCGCCCTGTACCGGGATGCCGCCGTCTGGATCTTCGACGAAGCCACTTCCGCGCTGGACTCCGAATCCGAAGCCGTGGTGCAGCGCTCCATCGAAGACCTGCGCGGCAGCAAGACCCTGATCCTGATCGCCCACCGCCTGAGCACCATCCGCAACGCCGATTGCATTTACGTCATGTCCGAAGGCAAGGTGGCCGAGAAAGGCACCCATGCGGAACTCATGGCCCAAGGGGGGCTCTACGCAGGCATGGTTCGCATCCAGTCCGCCCATTGA
- a CDS encoding DUF4254 domain-containing protein, whose product MRHDSAPPSRTIHTQACSHFTIPVHRFYERKVAMYHCAIAAPLETALMFRATRMLGQRNSLTPQHRFRLHRASHQIILDFARVCDLRKHDPMPLPHPLSQPIISYHDASLARADAPPVAAPDPAADSEVMLHRLMFWIGTNHHFNSKLWAEEDLARRTTVSDSEIAANKRAIDKYNQARNDATERVDEILLTELHLVDAASAHTDAPVSKAPPHARLNSETAGSIIDRMSIMALKIHAMRLQVERTDVDAAHRSSSKVKVDKLIEQRNDLASCLDALLSDSLHGRAYFKVYRQFKMYNDARFNPALVAEQAAQRKS is encoded by the coding sequence ATGCGCCACGACAGCGCCCCCCCTTCACGGACAATCCACACGCAGGCTTGTTCCCATTTCACCATTCCGGTGCACCGATTTTACGAACGAAAAGTCGCAATGTATCATTGCGCCATCGCCGCTCCTCTTGAAACAGCGCTCATGTTCAGAGCGACAAGAATGCTTGGGCAACGCAACAGCCTGACACCACAGCATCGGTTTCGCCTACACCGCGCTAGTCATCAGATAATTCTCGACTTTGCGCGCGTCTGCGATCTTAGAAAGCACGATCCCATGCCTCTGCCGCACCCTTTAAGTCAGCCCATTATTTCCTACCACGACGCGTCCTTGGCGCGCGCGGACGCTCCGCCTGTCGCCGCCCCGGACCCCGCTGCGGACTCCGAGGTGATGCTGCACAGACTCATGTTTTGGATTGGGACCAACCATCACTTCAATAGCAAACTTTGGGCAGAGGAAGACCTGGCACGCAGAACAACGGTTAGCGACAGTGAAATTGCGGCCAATAAGCGAGCTATCGACAAATACAACCAAGCGCGCAATGACGCTACTGAGCGCGTGGATGAGATCCTGCTGACAGAGCTACACTTGGTAGACGCGGCCTCTGCGCATACGGACGCCCCAGTATCCAAAGCCCCACCCCACGCGCGGCTGAATAGCGAAACAGCAGGCAGCATCATTGACCGTATGTCCATCATGGCGCTGAAGATTCACGCCATGCGCCTACAAGTGGAACGAACTGACGTGGATGCAGCCCATCGCAGCAGCAGCAAGGTCAAAGTCGACAAGCTGATTGAGCAACGCAACGATCTAGCTAGCTGCCTAGATGCGTTGTTGTCAGACTCGTTGCATGGACGCGCATATTTTAAGGTCTATCGCCAGTTCAAAATGTACAACGACGCTCGCTTCAATCCAGCCCTGGTCGCAGAACAAGCAGCCCAGCGCAAGAGTTGA
- the pilB gene encoding type IV-A pilus assembly ATPase PilB: MADPTLAEAPGSLSGVARVLVNAGKLDAKAAESITRAAREQKRSFVTMLVSSGAIGADDLAHTLSKALAVPVMDLSAVDVQRLPKGVIDNKLSAQYQVLVLSKRGNRLFVAGADPTDQEAIERIKFATQLTPEWVIVEQDKLSKLLEGITATAEDQLSALASSDFEFDVTDDASPAPEADAGATDVEDAPVVRFLQKMLIDAINARASDLHFEPYEYNYRVRFRVDGELREITQPPVAIKDKLASRIKVISKLDIAEKRVPQDGRMKLKFGNKAIDFRVSTLPTLFGEKIVIRILDPSSAKLGIEALGYEPEEKERLMRCIQRPYGMVLVTGPTGSGKTVSLYTCLNILNQPGVNISTVEDPAEINLPGINQVNVNDKAGMNFATALKAFLRQDPDVIMVGEIRDLETADIAIKAAQTGHMVMSTLHTNDAPTTLTRMMNMGVAPFNIASSVILITAQRLARRLCENCKAPADYPREALLRAGFKEEDLDGRWKPYKAIGCSSCNNGYKGRLGIYQVMPISEEIQRIILTQGTAMDIAAQAKREGVRDLRESGLVKVKAGLTSLEEIIAVTNE, from the coding sequence ATGGCTGACCCGACACTGGCTGAAGCACCAGGATCCCTGTCTGGCGTCGCACGCGTGCTGGTCAACGCCGGCAAGCTGGACGCCAAGGCAGCGGAATCCATCACCCGCGCCGCACGCGAGCAAAAGCGCAGCTTCGTGACGATGCTGGTCAGCAGCGGCGCCATCGGCGCGGACGACCTGGCCCACACCCTGTCCAAAGCCTTGGCCGTGCCTGTCATGGATCTGTCCGCCGTGGACGTCCAGCGCCTGCCCAAAGGCGTCATCGACAACAAGCTGTCCGCCCAGTACCAGGTGCTGGTGCTGTCCAAGCGCGGCAACCGCCTGTTCGTTGCTGGCGCCGACCCCACCGACCAGGAAGCCATCGAGCGCATCAAGTTCGCCACGCAGCTCACACCGGAATGGGTCATCGTCGAGCAGGACAAGCTCAGCAAACTGCTGGAAGGCATCACCGCCACCGCCGAGGATCAGCTTTCGGCCCTGGCCTCGTCTGATTTTGAATTCGACGTCACCGACGACGCGTCCCCTGCACCTGAAGCCGATGCCGGCGCCACCGACGTCGAAGACGCCCCGGTCGTGCGTTTCCTGCAGAAGATGCTGATCGACGCCATCAACGCCCGCGCGTCCGACCTGCACTTCGAGCCTTACGAATACAACTACCGCGTTCGCTTCCGCGTTGACGGCGAACTGCGCGAAATCACCCAGCCGCCGGTTGCCATCAAGGACAAACTGGCCTCGCGCATCAAGGTGATTTCCAAACTCGATATTGCCGAAAAACGCGTGCCGCAGGACGGCCGCATGAAGCTGAAATTCGGCAACAAGGCCATCGATTTCCGGGTCAGCACCCTGCCCACCCTGTTTGGCGAAAAGATCGTGATCCGTATCCTGGATCCGTCCAGCGCCAAACTGGGCATCGAGGCCCTGGGTTATGAGCCCGAAGAAAAAGAACGCCTGATGAGGTGCATCCAGCGCCCCTACGGCATGGTGCTGGTCACGGGGCCTACTGGCTCCGGCAAGACCGTGTCGCTGTATACCTGCCTGAACATCCTCAACCAGCCAGGCGTGAACATTTCCACGGTTGAAGACCCGGCTGAAATCAACCTGCCCGGCATCAACCAGGTCAACGTCAACGACAAGGCGGGCATGAACTTCGCCACGGCGCTGAAAGCCTTCCTGCGCCAGGATCCTGACGTGATCATGGTGGGTGAAATCCGTGACCTGGAAACCGCTGACATCGCCATCAAGGCCGCCCAGACCGGCCACATGGTGATGTCCACGCTGCACACCAATGACGCGCCCACCACCCTGACCCGGATGATGAACATGGGGGTGGCCCCGTTCAACATCGCCTCCAGCGTCATCCTGATCACGGCCCAGCGCCTGGCCCGCCGTTTGTGCGAAAACTGCAAAGCCCCGGCCGACTACCCCCGCGAGGCCCTGCTGCGCGCCGGCTTCAAGGAAGAAGACCTGGACGGTCGCTGGAAACCATATAAAGCAATCGGTTGCTCTTCTTGCAACAACGGTTACAAAGGCCGCCTGGGCATTTACCAAGTCATGCCCATCAGTGAAGAAATACAACGCATCATTCTCACTCAGGGCACAGCTATGGATATTGCTGCCCAGGCCAAACGCGAAGGCGTGCGAGACTTGCGCGAGTCCGGCCTGGTCAAAGTCAAGGCAGGCCTGACTTCACTGGAAGAAATCATCGCAGTGACCAACGAGTAA
- the waaC gene encoding lipopolysaccharide heptosyltransferase I — protein MRILIVKTSSMGDVVHAMPAISDIANALPDAQVDWVVEKSFASIPLQHRAVNRVIPLQWRKWRKSLRSPETRAAIRTWRMEMAREPYDLIIDMQGLLKSALFACFARGPVAGYDFHSIREPLASLFYRRRASISLELHAVDRCRRLAAQVLGYTAPNTPPDFGLRAKPDGWTPSPHAPFGVLIPCASRPEKLWPEDDWVAIGTRMRSHGWQVAIMWGSPDELSLAQRLAEKIGAVVPPFLTVAQVADTLSKAQAVVGLDTGMSHLAAAHGRPVVGIYCDHEPGLAGLKGSGPVISLGGKGIVPARLDVLQALESVIASQNKIGRLV, from the coding sequence ATGCGCATCCTTATTGTCAAGACCAGCTCCATGGGCGATGTGGTGCACGCCATGCCGGCCATCAGTGACATAGCAAATGCGCTGCCTGACGCCCAGGTCGATTGGGTTGTAGAGAAGAGCTTCGCCTCGATCCCTTTGCAGCATCGAGCTGTTAATCGGGTGATCCCATTGCAGTGGCGCAAATGGCGTAAGTCTCTACGATCTCCCGAGACCCGAGCAGCGATCCGCACCTGGCGTATGGAGATGGCTCGCGAGCCATACGACTTGATCATTGACATGCAAGGGCTACTCAAGAGTGCCCTATTCGCCTGCTTCGCTCGTGGCCCCGTTGCTGGATATGATTTCCACAGCATTCGTGAGCCCCTTGCATCCCTGTTTTATCGACGTCGCGCGTCCATTTCCCTCGAGCTACATGCCGTTGACCGATGCAGGCGTCTAGCGGCACAAGTACTGGGGTACACCGCGCCAAACACCCCCCCCGACTTCGGCCTGCGCGCCAAGCCAGATGGATGGACCCCCAGCCCTCACGCACCATTCGGGGTCCTGATCCCGTGCGCAAGTCGACCGGAAAAACTCTGGCCTGAGGATGACTGGGTCGCGATCGGGACACGAATGAGATCGCATGGCTGGCAAGTCGCCATCATGTGGGGCAGCCCCGATGAACTCAGCCTTGCTCAACGCCTGGCTGAAAAGATAGGCGCAGTCGTTCCACCTTTCCTGACCGTTGCGCAAGTCGCCGACACGTTGTCCAAGGCGCAAGCCGTAGTTGGATTGGACACCGGCATGAGCCACTTGGCCGCCGCACATGGGCGGCCTGTTGTGGGCATCTACTGCGACCATGAGCCTGGATTGGCGGGACTCAAGGGCTCCGGCCCGGTCATCAGCCTCGGAGGGAAAGGCATCGTTCCCGCTAGGCTGGACGTTCTCCAGGCACTGGAAAGCGTCATAGCAAGTCAAAACAAGATCGGGAGACTGGTCTGA